A part of Salmo trutta chromosome 15, fSalTru1.1, whole genome shotgun sequence genomic DNA contains:
- the LOC115149530 gene encoding formin-2-like, producing MGVMARRKLPAVGVMARRKLPAVGVMVRRKLPAMGVMVRRKLPAMGVMARRKLPAVGVMARRKLPAVGVMVRRKLPAMGVMARRKLPAMGVMVRRKLPAMGVMARRKLPVMARRKLPAMGVMARRKLPAMGVMARRKLPAMGVMARRKLPAMGVMARRKLPVMARNKLPAMGVMARRKLPAMGVMARRKLPAMGVMARRKLPVMGVMARRKLPAMGVMVRRKLPVMARRKLPAMGVMARRKLPAMGVMVRRKLPVMVRRKLPAMGVMVRRKLPVMARRKLPAMGVMARRKLPVMARNKLPAMGVMARRKLPAMGVMARRKLPVMARRKLPAVGVMARRKLPAMGVMVRRKLPAMGVMARRKLPAVGVMARRKLPAVGVMVRRKLPAVGVMVRRKLPAVGVMVRRKLPAMGVMVRRKLPAMGVMARRKLPAMGVMATIQTVENRDPPVIK from the exons ATGGGCGTGATGGCTAGAAGGAAACTACCCGCTGTGGGCGTGATGGCTAGAAGGAAACTACCCGCTGTGGGCGTGATGGTTAGAAGGAAACTACCCGCTATGGGCGTGATGGTTAGAAGGAAACTACCCGCTATGGGCGTGATGGCTAGAAGGAAACTACCCGCTGTGGGCGTGATGGCTAGAAGGAAACTACCCGCTGTGGGCGTGATGGTTAGAAGGAAACTACCCGCTATGGGCGTGATGGCTAGAAGGAAACTACCCGCTATGGGCGTGATGGTTAGAAGGAAACTACCCGCTATGGGCGTGATGGCTAGAAGGAAACTACCCGTGATGGCTAGAAGGAAACTACCCGCTATGGGCGTGATGGCTAGAAGGAAACTACCCGCTATGGGCGTGATGGCTAGAAGGAAACTACCCGCTATGGGCGTGATGGCTAGAAGGAAACTACCCGCTATGGGCGTGATGGCTAGAAGGAAACTACCCGTGATGGCTAGAAATAAACTACCCGCTATGGGCGTGATGGCTAGAAGGAAACTACCTGCTATGGGCGTGATGGCTAGAAGGAAACTACCTGCTATGGGCGTGATGGCTAGAAGGAAACTACCCGTGATGGGCGTGATGGCCAGAAGGAAACTACCTGCTATGGGCGTGATGGTTAGAAGGAAACTACCCGTGATGGCTAGAAGGAAACTACCTGCTATGGGCGTGATGGCCAGAAGGAAACTACCTGCTATGGGCGTGATGGTTAGAAGGAAACTACCCGTGATGGTTAGAAGGAAACTACCCGCTATGGGCGTGATGGTTAGAAGGAAACTACCCGTGATGGCTAGAAGGAAACTACCCGCTATGGGCGTGATGGCTAGAAGGAAACTACCCGTGATGGCTAGAAATAAACTACCCGCTATGGGCGTGATGGCTAGAAGGAAACTACCCGCTATGGGCGTGATGGCTAGAAGGAAACTACCCGTGATGGCTAGAAGGAAACTACCCGCTGTGGGCGTGATGGCTAGAAGGAAACTACCCGCTATGGGCGTGATGGTTAGAAGGAAACTACCCGCTATGGGCGTGATGGCTAGAAGGAAACTACCCGCTGTGGGCGTGATGGCTAGAAGGAAACTACCCGCTGTGGGCGTGATGGTTAGAAGGAAACTACCCGCTGTGGGCGTGATGGTTAGAAGGAAACTACCCGCTGTGGGCGTGATGGTTAGAAGGAAACTACCCGCTATGGGCGTGATGGTTAGAAGGAAACTACCCGCTATGGGCGTGATGGCTAGAAGGAAACTACCCGCTATGGGCGTGATGGCTA ccATTCAAACTGTTGAAAACCGAGATCCTCCTGTCATAAAGTGA
- the ugcg gene encoding ceramide glucosyltransferase, translated as MALLDLAMQGFSIFGFILFLVLWFMHFMSIIYVRLYLNKKSGDKQPYSKLAGVSLLKPLKGVDPNLINNLETFFELDYPKFEILLCVQDHDDPAIDVCKKLLGKYPNVDARLFIGGKKVGINPKINNLMPGYEGAKYDLVWICDSGIRVKPDTLTDMANQMTEKVGLVHGLPYVADRQGFAATLEQVYFGTSHPRSYISANVMGIKCVTGMSCLMRKDILDQAGGLITFAQYIAEDYFMAKAIADRGWKFSMATQVAMQNSGSYSVAQFQSRMIRWAKLRINMLPATICEPISECFVASLIIGWAAHHVFHWDIMVFFMCHCLAWFISDYIQLRGVQGGAPSFSKLDYAVAWFIRESMTIQIFLSALWDPTISWRTGRYRLRCGGTAEEILDV; from the exons CCGTCTATATCTCAACAAGAAGAGCGGTGACAAGCAGCCCTACAGTAAGCTGGCGGGGGTCTCTCTACTGAAGCCACTGAAAGGAGTAGACCCCAACCTCATCAATAACCTGGAGACCTTCTTTGAGCTCGACTACCCCAAG TTTGAGATCCTGCTCTGTGTGCAGGACCATGACGATCCAGCCATTGATGTTTGTAAAAAGCTTCTAGGAAAATACCCCAACGTTGATGCTCGGTTATTTATAG GAGGAAAGAAGGTCGGCATTAACCCCAAGATCAATAACCTGATGCCGGGTTATGAAGGGGCCAAGTATGACCTAGTGTGGATCTGCGACAGCGGAATACGAG TGAAACCGGACACTCTGACCGACATGGCCAACCAGATGACAGAGAAGGTGGGGTTGGTTCATGGCCTTCCCTACGTGGCCGACAGACAGGGCTTCGCTGCTACACTGGAGCAG GTGTACTTTGGCACGTCCCACCCGCGGTCCTACATCTCAGCCAACGTGATGGGTATTAAGTGTGTGACAGGGATGTCATGTTTGATGAGGAAAGATATCTTGGACCAGGCTGGAGGGCTCATAACCTTCGCTCAGTACATCGCTGAGGACTACTTTATGGCGAAGGCCATCGCTGACAG GGGATGGAAATTCTCCATGGCAACGCAGGTAGCCATGCAGAACTCCGGGTCCTATTCAGTTGCTCAGTTCCAGTCCCGCATGATCAG GTGGGCCAAGCTTCGTATCAACATGCTCCCCGCCACCATCTGTGAGCCCATCTCAGAGTGTTTCGTAGCCAGCCTGATCATTGGCTGGGCAGCGCATCACGTGTTCCACTGGGATATTATGGTCTTCTTCATGTGCCACTGTCTGGCCTGGTTCATCTCTGACTACATCCAGCTCCGAGGagttcag GGCGGCGCACCGTCCTTCTCCAAACTGGACTACGCTGTAGCCTGGTTCATCAGAGAGTCCATGACCATCCAGATCTTCCTGTCGGCCCTGTGGGACCCCACCATCAGCTGGAGAACTGGGCGCTACAGGTTACGATGCGGCGGTACGGCCGAGGAGATCCTGGACGTATAG